The Starkeya sp. ORNL1 DNA window CTGGTCAAGCGGCTGGGGTGAGAACCCATTATCGTCATCAAGTCAGTTTGGCTGGGGGATTTGAGCGTCTCGCAGGGTAGCGTTGGCGATGACGACGAGCTTTCGGGCGACAGCGGCGATGGCGAGGCGCTTTGGTTTTCCAGCGGCGGTGAGGCGCTGGTAGACGGCGCTCAAGGCTGGGTGGGCGCGTGCAGCGGAGAGCGCCGCCATGAAGAGCACGGGGCGCAGGGCTGCGCGGCCGCCGGTCATTCTTCGGTATTTTCGGGCGGATCCGGAATCTCTGGGATGGGGAGCGAGGCCGGCGAGGCTGGCGGCCTGTTTGGGGCCGAGCCGGCCGAGTTCGGGCAGCAGGGCGATGAGGGTGCGGGCGGCGACCGGGCCGATGCCCGGGATGGCGCGCAGGATCTGCTCGTGGCGCGCCAGGTCGGGGTCGGCGTCGAGTTGCTCGGCCATGAGGCGGTCGATCTCGGCGATCTGGCTGGTGAGGAAGTGGATCTGCCGATCCAGCAATTGATGGAGCGGCTCGGCGCCTGGAGCGCCGCGCCGGTTCTTGGCCTGGGTGCGCTGGGCCAGCAGATCCTGACGATGGCGCAGCCGTGCGGCGAAGGCTTCGCGTTCGCGGCTGGGCACTTGCCAGGGCGTCAGGGTGGCGGCGCGTTCGCGGCCGTACCGGCTCAACCAGGCGGCGTCGATCCGGTCGGTCTTGGCGCGTCCGCCATGGGAGGCGATGAAGGCCTTCGCCTGGGCGGCGTCCACGCGGGCGGCCGGCAAGCCCACCGCGGCCGCCGTCTCGAGCAGCGCGCGCTCGTAGCCGCCAGTGGTCTCGCAAATCAGCCAGTCATAGCCGGCGTAGGGCGCCAGCGCCGCGCCCAGGCTCTCGGGGGTGTTGGCCGCGCTCCAGCTGCGGCCGGTTTGGTCGTCATGGAAGACGATGCTGCCCTTGGCGACATCGGCGCCCAGGATGCGCAGGCCGGCATTGGCCGGCGGGATGGGTTGAGGCATGATCTCGCTCGGCTTCGGATTGTCTGCGGGCGCGCTCGCGCGGCCCAGTCAAGTCAACAAGCACACGAAGCCGGCCCGCCGCCGGACCTTGATGACGACGGGCGTATCGCCCGATCCCAGAACGGCCGCAGCGGCGGGCGCAGATCCGGGGCTGGCCGGCCCCGGATCTGCTTCCGGCCAACACCACAATGCATCATCTCCAACAGACAATCCCGGAATTGCCGTGAGGCAATATCCGGGATCGCGAGACATTCTCTCATCGTCACGCGATCCCGGCTCTCCGCTTCGCTGCGGCCGGGATGACGACCTAAAATTCTACTAGCCGCGGGCCCGCGCCTCCACCGGCTTCTCGCCTTCCCGTCGTGCGCTCTGGATGTGGTAGATGCCGTCGCGCTCGACCACCTTGCCGCGCGTGGCGGCGAAGGCCGGCTGCGGTATGTGCCGCCCCTCGCCAATGCCCATATGGACATCCACCAGGCAGTCGACGAAACGGCGCGCCAGCTTGAAGTCGGTGGCACCGGGCCCGATCATCGCGGTGACCGGGTTCACCAGCCGGAACAGGTCCGGCCGCAACGCCCTGAGCGTACCGGCATTGAAGAACGGCGCCGCCGTGTGGTCGAGCACATAGCCGATATTGCGGCCCGACAGTATAAGCGCCAGCTGCGACTGGATGCCGAGCCCGATATCGCCGCTGGAGACCACGTCGCGGGTGCGCTCAGGGTGGTAATATTCGAGATGGCCGCGGCTGACATAGGCGGCGGAATCGATGGCTTCCTTCGTCAATTCGGCATCCGGCACGGCGAACAGCGGATGCTTGGCGCCGCAGCACATATAGCCCTGCTCGTCGAACAGATGCTCATAGGACAGCTGCGGGAACTGCTCGTTCACGAGGCCGATGCCGACATGCATCATGCCGTCGGCGACACGGCCGGTGAGCTGGAAGCCAAGCATCACCTCCACGCGGAAGCGCACATTCGGATAATATTCCGAGAAGCGCTCGATGGCATCATGGATGCGCGCGGAGGGGTTCTCGACGATGCCGTCCTGGATGCCGACATAGAGCTCGTAGCTGGCATTCTCATTGACGTTCGAGGCGCGCTGCTTGAAGCGCTCGACCGAGGCGAACAGCTCCTTGGCGGCCTGGTAGACCGCCTCGCCCTCGCGGAACAGCTTGAAGCCCTTCGGCCCGCGCCGGCACAGCCGGGTGCCGAGGCGGATCTCCAGCGACTTCAGATTCTCGCTCAGCGTCGACTGCGAGAGATTGAGCGCCGCCTGCGCCGCCGTGAAGCTCTTCTCCTCCACGATGGTGCAGAAGCAGCGCAGCAGCTTCAGGTCGATATCGTAGATGCGGCTGATGTTCGACATTGCCTGATCTCCGTATCCAGTCTGGCCTGCCCTCGAGCTCTTTCCGTTCGGATGAAATCATCCGAACGATAGAAAGCGCTCTCGATTCAAAACCCTGGAGCATGTTCTGATCGCAAAAATCATTCGAGTTTGCGGAACATGCTCTAGGCGGGCGTGAGCATGCAATATGTGCGCCGCAGCATGCCCCTGCCGCGGTGCGGTAGGCGGTCGCATCCATTGCCGGCTACGCCTTGGGTGGTCGACCGGACGGCGTGCTGCCTATCGATTGGTCGCTAAGTGCCCGGATGCACAGGGAATTGGCATTCCTCCCGCAGAACAACGCTTCCTGTTTTCGCGATGGTTCCGGAGGTGGAACTGAGGTTAGCGTCGGCGATCAGACAAGAGGCCGCGCTGCATGTCGAAAAAGCCGTTCCATCTCGGATGGTTCACCAACTTCGCCGTCGATGAATGGTCTGGAGCCTTCAATGGCGGAGGCGGCGATCCGTGGGATGGCGGCTTCTATATCGACATGGCGAAGGCCATGGAGCGCGCCTGCTTCGACTACATCATGCTCGAAGACACGCTGATGATTTCGGAAGCCTATGGCGGCAGCAACGAGATCTATCTGAAGCACAACATCATGGGGCCGAAGGCGGACCCGTCGCCGCTGGCGGCGCTGATCGGTGCCAGCACCAGCCGTCTCGGCGTGGTGGCGACGTTCTCCACCATGGCCTATCCGCCCTTCATGCTGGCGCGGCTGTGCTCGACGCTCGACAGCGTCTGCAAGGGCCGCTTCGGCTGGAACATCGTGACGTCGGGCGAGAACCTCGCCGCCGAGAATTTCGGCCTCGCCGAACTGCCGCCGCGCCAGGAGCGCTACGACATGGCGGACGAGTATGTGCGGCTCTGCCTGAAATTGTGGGGGAGCTGGGACGCCGACGCAGTGGTGCGCGACCGTGCGAGCGGCACCTATGCCGACGCCTCCAAGGTGCGGCCGATTCATTTCGAGGGCAAGTACTTCAAGTCGCGCGGCCCGCTGAACTGTGCACCGTCGCCGCAGGGCCGGCCGGCCTTCGTGCAGGCCGGTGGCTCGCCGCGCGGACGGCAGTTCGCGGCGGAGACTGCGGACAGCATCATCGCGCCGTCCATGGGTGTCGCCGGCCTCAAGGCCTATCGCGACGATGTCCGCGCCCGCGCCGCGGCGGCGGGGCGTAACCCCGACGACATCAAGGTGCTGTTCGTGGTGGCGCCGATCCTCGGCGAGACCGAGAAGGATGCGTGGGAGAAGGCCGAGCGCATCCGCTCAGCCCCCGATTATTGCGAGAAGGCGCTGGCGATGATCTCCTCGATCACCGACATCGACTTCTCCAAATTCGACCTCGACGCCGAATTGCCGAAGCTCACCACCAATGGCGAGCAGGGCTCGCTCGACGCCTTCGCGCAGTGGGGCAGCGGCAAGACGCTGCGCCAGCTCACCATGGAACAGGTGTCGCGCGGCCTCGACGGACTGATCGGCACGCCGGACCAGGTGGCCGAGCGGCTTGGCGAGGTGATGGAGCAGGTCGGCGGTGACGGCTTCCTGATCACCCGGCCTTTCACCGTCAATATCAGCCGCCAATATATCCATGACATCTGCGAGGGGCTGGTCCCGGCGCTGCAGCGCCGCGGCCTGGCGCGCACCAGCTACACCAAGACCACGCTTCGCGAGACTTTGCGGGAGTTCTGACCCATGCGCACCGTCGATGAGGGGACAGGGATGAGCTCGGCCAATTCCGACACGTCTTTGCGGGGAGGCCAAGCCTTTCCGCCTCTCGAGCGCCAGTTGTTCCGCGATGGTATGGCCAAGCTGGCGGCGGCGGTGAACATTATCACCAGCATCAGTGAGAATGGACGCTGCGGCTTCACTGCCTCGGCGGTGTGCAGCGTCACCGACAGCCCGCCGACACTGCTGGTCTGCATCAACAAGAACAGCCAGTCGCATCCGGTCATCACCAGCAGCCAGGTGCTGTGTGTCAACACCGTAGCCGGGCCGCACGAGGACCTGTCCATGGCTTTTGCCGGCGGCGTGAAGGACATGGGCGAGCGCTTCGCGGTCGGCGATTGGACCACGCTGGTGACCGGCGCGCCGGTCTTGCGGGAAGCGACTGTCGCCTTCGATTGCCGCGTGACACGGGTCGCCGAGGTCGGTACCCACGATGTGGTGTTCTGCGAGGTGCTGGCGATCCATGAGGGCGGCAGCATGGGTGGCCTGATCTATTTCGGGCGCAAATTCCACCGGCTTGGCTGAACACCGGCGCGGTATCGAAACGAGGGCAGCATGACCACCGGCGACAGCCTGACCACCATCGACGTGAAGACCTTCTGGCGCACGCTGGGCGAACGGGCCACCGGCATGACCATCGTCACCGCGCAAAGCGATGAGGGCCCGGCCGGCTTCCTCGGCCTCTCCGCCTCGCATGTCACCGCGGATCCCGCGACCATGCTGGTCTCGATCGATCGGAAGACCAGCGCGCTGGCTGGTGTGCTGGCCAAGCGGCACTTCGCGGTGAATTTCCTGCCCGCCGATGCCGGCCATGTCGCCGACGCCTTCTCCGGCAAGGCCGGGCTCTCGGGTGCGGACCGTTTCCTTGCCGGCGAGTGGGGCGAACTGGCGACCGGGGCGCCGGTGTTCAACAAGGCGCTCGGCGTGTTCGACTGCGTGGTCGACGACGTGATCGAGCGTGGCAGCATCTCCATCGTCATCGGCACGGTGGTGGCGGCGCGAGCGTCTGGCGAGGGCGAGCCGCTGGTGTTCTTCCGCGGGAAGACGTTTGCCGGGTTCGGGGCGGTCTAGGAAACGAACCTCATCCTGAGGTGCTCGCGTAGCGAGCCTCGAAGGATGCTGAAGCAGAAGACGGCCATCTGGGATGGGCATCCTTCGAGGCCCGGCTTTGCCGGGCACCTCAGGATGAGGTCGTCTTTAGTGCAATATCTGCGCAAGGAATTCCCGTAGCCGCTCAGTGCGCGGCGCGGTGAAGAAGGCGTCCGCCGGCGCGCTCTCCACGATCTGCCCCTCGCTCATGAAGATGCAGCGGTCGGCGACGCGGCGGGCGAAGCCCATTTCGTGGGTCACGCAGATCATGGTGACACCGCCGCCGGCGAGTTCCTCCATCACCTCCAGCACTTCCTTGACCATCTCCGGGTCCAGCGCCGAGGTCGGCTCGTCGAACAGCATGATCGGCGGTTCCATGCACAGCGCGCGGGCGATGGCGACGCGCTGCTGCTGGCCGCCGGAGAGGCGTACCGGGTATTTGTGCGCCTGCTCGGCAACGCGCACGCGCTCCAGATACTTCATGGCGATCTTGTCGGCCTGTTCCTTGGCGAGGCCGCGATTGAGCTTGAGTGCCAGCGTGCAATTCTCCAGCGCGGTGAGATGCGGAAACAGGTTGAAGTGCTGGAACACCATGCCGACTTCCAGCCGCACATCCTGGATGGCGGAGGGATCACCGCTCACCTCGATGCCGTTGACCCGGATTCGTCCGGCGCTGTGCGGCTCCAGCCGATTGATGCAGCGGATCAGCGTCGACTTGCCGGAGCCGGACGGCCCGCAAATCACGATCTTCTCGCCGCGATGCACGTCGAGGTCGATGCCGGCGAGCGCGTGATGCGTGCCGTACCATTTCTCCAGGCCCGCAATGGCGATGGCCACTGGGCGCGTATCCATGGGGGCGCTCACAGCACCTCCTTGCCGATGCGGATCGCGCGCGGCTTGCGGACGGTGCGCGTGGCGGGTTCTTCCACATTGTGCCGGTCGAGATGATCGCCCCACACCCGGAAGCCGAGGCGCACCGTGTTCACGAAGGCCCAAT harbors:
- a CDS encoding amino acid ABC transporter ATP-binding protein; translated protein: MDTRPVAIAIAGLEKWYGTHHALAGIDLDVHRGEKIVICGPSGSGKSTLIRCINRLEPHSAGRIRVNGIEVSGDPSAIQDVRLEVGMVFQHFNLFPHLTALENCTLALKLNRGLAKEQADKIAMKYLERVRVAEQAHKYPVRLSGGQQQRVAIARALCMEPPIMLFDEPTSALDPEMVKEVLEVMEELAGGGVTMICVTHEMGFARRVADRCIFMSEGQIVESAPADAFFTAPRTERLREFLAQILH
- a CDS encoding flavin reductase family protein; its protein translation is MTTGDSLTTIDVKTFWRTLGERATGMTIVTAQSDEGPAGFLGLSASHVTADPATMLVSIDRKTSALAGVLAKRHFAVNFLPADAGHVADAFSGKAGLSGADRFLAGEWGELATGAPVFNKALGVFDCVVDDVIERGSISIVIGTVVAARASGEGEPLVFFRGKTFAGFGAV
- a CDS encoding transposase is translated as MPQPIPPANAGLRILGADVAKGSIVFHDDQTGRSWSAANTPESLGAALAPYAGYDWLICETTGGYERALLETAAAVGLPAARVDAAQAKAFIASHGGRAKTDRIDAAWLSRYGRERAATLTPWQVPSREREAFAARLRHRQDLLAQRTQAKNRRGAPGAEPLHQLLDRQIHFLTSQIAEIDRLMAEQLDADPDLARHEQILRAIPGIGPVAARTLIALLPELGRLGPKQAASLAGLAPHPRDSGSARKYRRMTGGRAALRPVLFMAALSAARAHPALSAVYQRLTAAGKPKRLAIAAVARKLVVIANATLRDAQIPQPN
- a CDS encoding flavin reductase is translated as MFRDGMAKLAAAVNIITSISENGRCGFTASAVCSVTDSPPTLLVCINKNSQSHPVITSSQVLCVNTVAGPHEDLSMAFAGGVKDMGERFAVGDWTTLVTGAPVLREATVAFDCRVTRVAEVGTHDVVFCEVLAIHEGGSMGGLIYFGRKFHRLG
- a CDS encoding LysR family transcriptional regulator yields the protein MSNISRIYDIDLKLLRCFCTIVEEKSFTAAQAALNLSQSTLSENLKSLEIRLGTRLCRRGPKGFKLFREGEAVYQAAKELFASVERFKQRASNVNENASYELYVGIQDGIVENPSARIHDAIERFSEYYPNVRFRVEVMLGFQLTGRVADGMMHVGIGLVNEQFPQLSYEHLFDEQGYMCCGAKHPLFAVPDAELTKEAIDSAAYVSRGHLEYYHPERTRDVVSSGDIGLGIQSQLALILSGRNIGYVLDHTAAPFFNAGTLRALRPDLFRLVNPVTAMIGPGATDFKLARRFVDCLVDVHMGIGEGRHIPQPAFAATRGKVVERDGIYHIQSARREGEKPVEARARG
- a CDS encoding NtaA/DmoA family FMN-dependent monooxygenase (This protein belongs to a clade of FMN-dependent monooxygenases, within a broader family of flavin-dependent oxidoreductases, the luciferase-like monooxygenase (LMM) family, some of whose members use coenzyme F420 rather than FMN.), translated to MSKKPFHLGWFTNFAVDEWSGAFNGGGGDPWDGGFYIDMAKAMERACFDYIMLEDTLMISEAYGGSNEIYLKHNIMGPKADPSPLAALIGASTSRLGVVATFSTMAYPPFMLARLCSTLDSVCKGRFGWNIVTSGENLAAENFGLAELPPRQERYDMADEYVRLCLKLWGSWDADAVVRDRASGTYADASKVRPIHFEGKYFKSRGPLNCAPSPQGRPAFVQAGGSPRGRQFAAETADSIIAPSMGVAGLKAYRDDVRARAAAAGRNPDDIKVLFVVAPILGETEKDAWEKAERIRSAPDYCEKALAMISSITDIDFSKFDLDAELPKLTTNGEQGSLDAFAQWGSGKTLRQLTMEQVSRGLDGLIGTPDQVAERLGEVMEQVGGDGFLITRPFTVNISRQYIHDICEGLVPALQRRGLARTSYTKTTLRETLREF